In Streptantibioticus cattleyicolor NRRL 8057 = DSM 46488, a genomic segment contains:
- a CDS encoding class I SAM-dependent methyltransferase, which produces MTETLNPVERTALLTAALRAAETRRADRLYEDPFAERLVGDVGPGLLAEVRAATFPPDRPRTLPSTPDYNAIRTRFFDDFLQRAARDTAMGQIVLAPAGMDSRAYRLAWPEHIRYFEVDRPAVLEFKADRLGGAVPRTDHRTVAVDLTSDDWEDQLVAAGYDPKAPSTWLLEGLLYYIPEADAHRMLRRVAGVMAPGSRIAADIVRAAALTLPHMRGLLDVFAGWGCPWLFGSDEPEALFARYGFEVAAVQPGEPGADFGRWPDPVPDRAVRDVRRVFFVHGRRA; this is translated from the coding sequence ATGACCGAGACGCTCAACCCCGTCGAACGCACCGCCCTGCTCACCGCCGCGTTGCGGGCCGCCGAGACCCGGCGCGCGGACCGGCTGTACGAAGACCCGTTCGCCGAGCGGCTGGTGGGGGACGTCGGCCCCGGGCTGCTGGCCGAGGTGCGCGCCGCGACGTTCCCGCCGGACCGGCCGCGGACGCTGCCCAGTACGCCGGACTACAACGCGATCCGCACCCGCTTCTTCGACGACTTCCTCCAGCGGGCCGCCCGGGACACCGCGATGGGCCAGATCGTGCTGGCCCCGGCCGGGATGGACTCGCGGGCCTACCGGCTGGCGTGGCCGGAGCACATCCGGTACTTCGAGGTGGACCGCCCGGCGGTGCTGGAGTTCAAGGCGGATCGGCTGGGCGGCGCGGTGCCGCGTACCGACCACCGCACCGTGGCCGTCGACCTGACCTCCGACGACTGGGAGGACCAGCTCGTCGCGGCCGGGTACGACCCGAAGGCGCCCTCCACCTGGCTACTGGAGGGGCTGCTGTACTACATCCCGGAGGCCGACGCGCACCGGATGCTCCGGCGGGTCGCGGGCGTCATGGCGCCGGGCAGCCGGATCGCCGCCGACATCGTCAGGGCGGCGGCGCTGACCCTGCCGCACATGCGCGGGTTGCTGGACGTCTTCGCCGGCTGGGGGTGCCCGTGGCTCTTCGGCAGCGACGAGCCGGAGGCGCTCTTCGCGCGGTACGGCTTCGAGGTGGCGGCGGTGCAGCCGGGTGAGCCGGGGGCGGACTTCGGCCGGTGGCCGGATCCGGTGCCCGACCGCGCCGTGCGGGACGTGCGCCGGGTCTTCTTCGTCCACGGGCGGCGGGCTTGA
- a CDS encoding DUF6182 family protein: MSPHSPAPPTGPPGADALLSAAAERVRAARPEFAGRDLSTPAALRAVRAEIAALDAADPAGAPLAVCVVGDLDLPSWARESCRFALAVDPAAGAAWRRAFTRTVFLAGRPANLRDRFAFDHVADDATAAWAGPAPEPATAGLRRLLKTFDGARAARPWPPAVVEVPGAGPRPPVHREVYAATAQVTVARLLVHLNHLLAEAVLDGLIAPGDRLTLRSVPRLAGVTVPFAALRIDTDAQRPDGLQALAGLTEER; this comes from the coding sequence ATGAGCCCTCACTCTCCCGCGCCGCCGACCGGCCCGCCCGGCGCCGACGCGCTGCTGTCCGCCGCCGCGGAACGGGTCCGCGCGGCACGCCCGGAGTTCGCCGGGCGGGACCTGTCCACGCCCGCGGCGCTGCGGGCGGTACGCGCCGAGATCGCCGCGCTGGACGCGGCCGACCCGGCGGGGGCGCCGCTGGCCGTGTGCGTCGTCGGCGACCTGGACCTGCCGAGCTGGGCGCGGGAGAGCTGCCGGTTCGCGCTCGCCGTGGACCCGGCGGCGGGCGCGGCCTGGCGGCGGGCGTTCACCCGTACCGTCTTCCTGGCCGGGCGCCCGGCGAACCTGCGCGACCGGTTCGCCTTCGACCACGTGGCCGACGACGCCACGGCGGCGTGGGCCGGGCCGGCCCCGGAGCCGGCCACCGCCGGGCTGCGCAGGCTGCTGAAGACGTTCGACGGGGCCCGGGCGGCGCGGCCGTGGCCGCCGGCCGTGGTGGAGGTCCCCGGGGCCGGACCGCGTCCGCCGGTCCACCGCGAGGTGTACGCGGCCACCGCCCAGGTCACCGTGGCCCGGCTGCTGGTGCACCTCAACCACCTGCTGGCCGAGGCGGTGCTGGACGGGCTGATCGCCCCCGGCGACCGGCTGACGCTGCGGTCGGTGCCCCGGCTGGCCGGGGTGACCGTGCCGTTCGCGGCCCTGCGCATCGACACCGACGCCCAGCGTCCCGACGGACTCCAGGCGCTCGCCGGACTGACCGAGGAGAGATGA
- a CDS encoding DUF4865 family protein, whose product MYAMSYEITLPADYDMAVIRHRVATRGAALDDFPGLAVKAYLIRERAAGSPVNQYAPFYLWRETSGMNRFLWGGGGFQGIVADFGRPAVRHWTGVGFAYGPARHGLPRTAVRSARPVPQGTDLTALAERELAALRRLSAAPGLHSAALAIDPHTWELIRFTLWEQAPADAPGEDGTRYEVLRLNTPELDALPAGRHW is encoded by the coding sequence GTGTACGCGATGAGCTACGAGATCACCCTGCCCGCCGACTACGACATGGCGGTCATCCGCCACCGGGTGGCCACCCGGGGCGCCGCGCTGGACGACTTCCCCGGGCTCGCCGTCAAGGCGTACCTGATCCGGGAACGGGCGGCGGGCTCGCCGGTCAACCAGTACGCGCCGTTCTACCTGTGGCGCGAGACCTCCGGCATGAACCGCTTCCTGTGGGGTGGCGGCGGCTTCCAGGGCATCGTCGCCGACTTCGGCCGCCCGGCGGTACGGCACTGGACGGGGGTGGGGTTCGCGTACGGCCCGGCCCGGCACGGACTGCCCCGCACGGCGGTCCGTTCGGCGCGGCCCGTCCCGCAGGGCACCGACCTGACCGCGCTGGCCGAACGCGAACTCGCCGCGCTGCGCCGCCTGTCCGCCGCCCCCGGACTCCACAGCGCCGCCCTCGCCATCGACCCGCACACCTGGGAGCTGATCCGCTTCACGCTGTGGGAGCAGGCCCCGGCGGACGCCCCGGGCGAGGACGGGACGCGGTACGAGGTGCTGCGGCTGAACACCCCGGAGCTGGACGCTCTCCCGGCCGGCCGCCACTGGTGA
- a CDS encoding LysR substrate-binding domain-containing protein — MTLPDQRSTTTAGARPGAPSGAGRPVRFGVHGSSHLAAGIVAAAGHRPEEVVYVPYDVRDPFAQLRSGEADIMIVKFVLREPDIALSAPVAHDDRAVLVGAGHTLAGRSEVSVEEVADYEAFSRPGDFPPYIWDEVVPPVTPGGRRIRRAHPLTTVEAMVELVSGDRVVHLSVRSLDTVVPPHIRVVPVRDLPPAPVSLAWLAGTPLPPAAARLVADAERAAAR; from the coding sequence ATGACGTTGCCCGACCAGCGTTCCACCACGACCGCCGGGGCGCGGCCCGGTGCCCCGTCCGGCGCCGGCCGCCCGGTGCGCTTCGGCGTCCACGGCTCGTCCCACCTGGCGGCCGGCATCGTCGCCGCCGCCGGACACCGGCCGGAGGAGGTCGTCTACGTGCCGTACGACGTGCGCGACCCCTTCGCCCAACTGCGGTCCGGCGAGGCCGACATCATGATCGTGAAGTTCGTGCTGCGCGAACCCGACATCGCCCTCAGCGCCCCGGTCGCCCACGACGACCGGGCCGTGCTGGTGGGCGCCGGCCATACGCTGGCCGGGCGGTCCGAGGTGTCGGTGGAGGAGGTCGCCGACTACGAGGCGTTCAGCCGCCCCGGCGACTTCCCGCCCTACATCTGGGACGAGGTGGTGCCGCCGGTGACCCCGGGCGGTCGCCGGATCCGCCGGGCGCACCCGCTGACCACCGTCGAGGCGATGGTCGAGCTGGTCTCCGGGGACCGGGTGGTGCACCTGTCGGTGCGGTCGCTGGACACCGTGGTGCCGCCGCACATCCGGGTGGTCCCGGTGCGCGACCTGCCGCCGGCGCCGGTGTCGCTGGCCTGGCTCGCCGGTACGCCGCTGCCGCCGGCCGCGGCGCGGCTGGTCGCGGACGCGGAACGGGCGGCGGCCCGGTGA
- a CDS encoding ScbR family autoregulator-binding transcription factor: MARQARAVRTRRLIVEAAGEVFDEVGYTAASTTEILARSGVTRGALYFHFPSKEAIADAVVAYQTDILVPRPGKVRLQAVIDLTMEYAERLRHDPVLRGAVRLSVEQAAYRKPDSTPYEGLREVVLGLLREARGAGELLPGVDEEEIARLLVGAFTGIQLLSQAATNRADLLPRISVLWRYLLPALAVPGLLTHLDTSPRVRPGATVAEPQGG, from the coding sequence ATGGCGAGACAGGCGCGGGCGGTCAGGACCCGCCGCTTGATCGTCGAAGCGGCCGGCGAGGTCTTCGACGAAGTCGGCTACACCGCCGCCAGCACCACCGAGATCCTCGCCCGCAGCGGGGTCACCCGGGGCGCCCTCTACTTCCACTTCCCCTCCAAGGAGGCCATCGCCGACGCCGTGGTCGCCTACCAGACCGACATCCTGGTGCCGCGCCCCGGCAAGGTCAGGCTCCAGGCGGTGATCGACCTGACCATGGAGTACGCCGAGCGGCTGCGCCACGACCCGGTGCTGCGCGGCGCCGTACGCCTCTCCGTCGAGCAGGCCGCTTACCGCAAGCCCGACTCCACCCCGTACGAGGGGCTGCGCGAGGTCGTCCTGGGGCTGCTGCGCGAGGCCCGCGGGGCGGGCGAGCTGCTGCCCGGCGTGGACGAGGAGGAGATCGCCCGGCTGCTGGTCGGCGCCTTCACCGGCATCCAACTGCTCTCCCAGGCCGCCACCAACCGCGCCGACCTGCTGCCCCGCATCAGCGTCCTGTGGCGCTACCTGCTCCCCGCCCTCGCCGTCCCCGGCCTCCTCACCCACCTCGACACCAGCCCCCGAGTACGTCCGGGCGCCACCGTTGCGGAGCCGCAAGGGGGCTGA
- a CDS encoding alpha/beta fold hydrolase — protein MSAASAGRPPVVLLHALCLDSRMWRAQAAALRDRGHLVLTPGQRGFGGTPLGTDPPSLDLVADDVARLLDAHGVERAVLAGCSMGGYVAMAFLRRHRDRVRALALLSTRGTADPEETAAGRRRFAELVVDDTARGPLVAATTPSLLGPTTRAARPEVLAEVMAAARAASPAAVAWAQRAIAARPDAMAELRAFPRPAVVVAGEEDGLVGAEESGALAAALPGARLVTLPATGHLPPLEAPERTTAALAALLDETVAADRKGAAAC, from the coding sequence GTGAGCGCCGCCTCGGCCGGCCGGCCGCCGGTCGTGCTGCTGCACGCGCTCTGCCTCGACTCGCGGATGTGGCGGGCGCAGGCCGCCGCGCTGCGGGACCGCGGCCATCTGGTGCTGACCCCGGGCCAACGCGGCTTCGGCGGCACGCCGTTGGGCACCGACCCGCCCTCGCTCGACCTGGTCGCCGACGACGTGGCCCGGCTGCTGGACGCGCACGGCGTCGAACGGGCGGTGCTGGCCGGCTGCTCGATGGGCGGCTACGTGGCGATGGCGTTCCTGCGCCGCCACCGGGACCGGGTACGGGCGCTGGCGCTGCTGTCCACCCGGGGCACCGCCGACCCCGAGGAGACCGCGGCCGGCCGGCGGCGCTTCGCCGAACTGGTGGTGGACGACACCGCGCGCGGCCCACTGGTGGCCGCCACCACGCCGTCGCTGCTCGGTCCGACCACCCGGGCCGCCCGCCCCGAGGTGCTGGCCGAGGTGATGGCGGCGGCCCGCGCGGCGTCCCCGGCGGCGGTGGCCTGGGCGCAGCGGGCGATCGCGGCGCGCCCGGACGCCATGGCGGAGCTGCGCGCGTTCCCCCGGCCCGCGGTGGTGGTGGCCGGCGAGGAGGACGGGCTGGTCGGCGCCGAGGAGTCCGGCGCGCTGGCCGCCGCGCTGCCCGGGGCACGGCTGGTGACCCTGCCCGCCACCGGCCACCTGCCGCCGCTGGAGGCGCCGGAGCGGACCACCGCGGCGCTGGCCGCACTGCTGGACGAGACCGTGGCGGCGGACCGGAAGGGAGCAGCCGCATGCTGA
- the soxR gene encoding redox-sensitive transcriptional activator SoxR, which produces MDPATPEAHELTVGELSRRSGVAVSALHFYERQNLITSRRTAGNQRRYRRETLRRVALIRIAQRVGIPLAEVGEALATLPEGRLPNRADWASLSRRWRDDLDARIRQLQQLRDEFTDCVGCGCMSIDRCPLANPLDRLGREGPGPRRLLRRAGCGGA; this is translated from the coding sequence ATGGACCCAGCGACACCCGAGGCGCACGAGCTGACCGTCGGCGAACTCTCCCGGCGCAGCGGGGTGGCCGTCTCCGCCCTCCACTTCTACGAGCGGCAGAACCTGATCACCAGCCGCCGTACCGCTGGGAACCAACGCCGTTACCGCCGCGAGACGCTGCGCCGGGTGGCGCTGATCAGGATCGCGCAACGGGTCGGCATCCCGCTCGCCGAGGTCGGCGAGGCGCTGGCCACGCTGCCGGAGGGCCGGCTGCCCAACCGGGCGGACTGGGCCAGCCTCTCCCGGCGCTGGCGCGACGACCTGGACGCGCGGATCCGCCAACTCCAGCAACTGCGCGACGAGTTCACCGACTGCGTGGGCTGCGGCTGCATGTCCATCGACCGCTGCCCGCTGGCCAACCCGCTGGACCGGCTGGGCCGGGAGGGCCCCGGCCCACGCCGGCTGCTCCGCCGGGCCGGGTGCGGCGGGGCGTAG
- a CDS encoding helix-turn-helix domain-containing protein — protein MRPVRYQVCPEGTWETASRRPHPRLRPGVICYRGHRLALPAPRRRLETPVGAVTLVLGFGSRLRITGPVAPPDWFDSCLAGLHTAASLGEHDGRLHGVEVLFTPWEAFRIFAVPLHELADRAVRPRDLLGRRLDDLAGALAALPGWAPRFALLDSVLARWSAGGPACAPQVVRAWDELCRTHGRLPIARLAADVGWSTRQLENRFREQIGLRPKAAARVLRLQHALRLLTAHRPPAQVAAACGYYDQAHLGGEIKAMTGRTPLEFVAQRDPATTPSPPGPPSLDRLAGAVTSVILPS, from the coding sequence GTGAGGCCGGTGCGCTACCAGGTCTGTCCCGAGGGGACATGGGAGACGGCGAGCCGTCGCCCCCATCCGCGGCTGCGCCCCGGGGTCATCTGCTACCGCGGCCACCGGCTGGCGCTGCCCGCGCCGCGCCGGCGGCTGGAGACCCCGGTGGGCGCGGTGACGCTGGTGCTGGGTTTCGGGTCCCGGCTGCGGATCACCGGGCCGGTGGCCCCGCCCGACTGGTTCGACTCCTGCCTGGCCGGGCTGCACACCGCCGCGTCGCTCGGCGAGCACGACGGACGGCTGCACGGCGTCGAGGTGCTCTTCACGCCGTGGGAGGCGTTCCGGATCTTCGCGGTCCCGCTGCACGAACTGGCCGACCGGGCGGTCCGCCCGCGCGATCTGCTCGGCCGCCGGCTCGACGACCTGGCCGGCGCGCTGGCCGCCCTGCCCGGCTGGGCGCCCCGGTTCGCGCTGCTGGACTCGGTGCTGGCCCGGTGGTCGGCGGGCGGCCCGGCCTGCGCGCCGCAGGTGGTACGGGCCTGGGACGAGCTGTGCCGTACCCACGGGCGGCTGCCGATCGCACGGCTCGCCGCCGACGTCGGCTGGAGCACCCGGCAACTGGAGAACCGCTTCCGCGAGCAGATCGGGCTGCGCCCGAAGGCCGCCGCCCGGGTGCTGCGGCTCCAGCACGCGCTGCGGCTGCTGACCGCCCACCGTCCGCCCGCGCAGGTGGCCGCCGCGTGCGGCTACTACGACCAGGCGCACCTGGGCGGCGAGATCAAGGCGATGACCGGCCGCACCCCGCTGGAGTTCGTCGCCCAGCGCGACCCCGCCACCACTCCGTCCCCGCCGGGCCCGCCCTCCCTGGACCGCCTCGCGGGCGCGGTGACGAGCGTCATCCTGCCGTCCTGA
- a CDS encoding class I SAM-dependent methyltransferase produces the protein MLTQDHSSWGHTASTGLGFTSEEIVEAHFAACAPQYRAALETAGITPGATVLDAGCGSGAFLPWLAELTGPDGRVHAIDLAAENAAAAAERLRRAVPGRGPDVRQGDLLDLPYADDTFDAVWCANTTQYLDDAELARALAELRRVVRPGGVVAVKDLDASLITVRPGDPFLFTDFFRSAAGTPGYARQLLRTRDLYRLLAEAGLVSVRQRTFVIEHRAPLPPAARHFYGLACASIARQALAMPTPPGSPAAWHPFLDPASPTHPLCSPSGYISEGNTVAVGRVPGG, from the coding sequence ATGCTGACGCAGGACCACTCCTCCTGGGGCCACACCGCCTCCACCGGGCTCGGCTTCACCAGCGAGGAGATCGTGGAGGCCCACTTCGCGGCGTGCGCCCCGCAGTACCGGGCCGCGCTGGAGACGGCGGGCATCACCCCGGGCGCCACCGTGCTCGACGCGGGCTGCGGCAGCGGCGCGTTCCTGCCCTGGCTGGCCGAACTCACCGGTCCCGACGGCCGGGTGCACGCCATCGACCTCGCCGCCGAGAACGCCGCTGCCGCCGCCGAACGGCTGCGCCGCGCGGTCCCCGGCCGCGGCCCCGACGTCCGCCAGGGCGACCTGCTGGACCTGCCGTACGCGGACGACACCTTCGACGCCGTGTGGTGCGCCAACACCACGCAGTACCTGGACGACGCCGAACTCGCCCGCGCGCTCGCCGAGTTGCGCCGCGTGGTGCGCCCCGGCGGCGTGGTGGCCGTCAAGGACCTGGACGCGTCCTTGATCACCGTGCGCCCCGGGGACCCGTTCCTGTTCACCGACTTCTTCCGGTCCGCCGCCGGAACCCCCGGCTACGCCCGTCAGCTGCTGCGCACCCGCGACCTGTACCGCCTGCTCGCCGAGGCCGGACTGGTCTCGGTACGGCAGCGGACCTTCGTCATCGAACACCGCGCCCCGCTGCCGCCCGCCGCCCGCCACTTCTACGGCCTGGCCTGCGCCAGCATCGCCCGCCAGGCGCTCGCCATGCCCACCCCGCCCGGCTCCCCCGCCGCCTGGCACCCCTTCCTCGACCCCGCCTCCCCCACCCACCCGCTGTGCTCCCCGAGCGGTTACATCAGTGAGGGGAACACGGTGGCGGTGGGGAGGGTGCCGGGGGGATGA
- a CDS encoding heavy-metal-associated domain-containing protein, with protein sequence MGTDNSTLAATGSGPGTTVVYAVSGMSCAHCEKAIGEEVSALPGVTAVAADAATGRVSVTSTAPLDDEAVRAAVDEAGYELTGRV encoded by the coding sequence ATGGGCACCGACAACTCCACGCTCGCCGCGACCGGTTCCGGGCCGGGCACCACGGTCGTCTACGCGGTCTCCGGCATGAGCTGCGCGCACTGCGAGAAGGCGATCGGCGAGGAGGTCTCCGCGCTGCCGGGGGTCACCGCGGTCGCCGCGGACGCCGCCACCGGCCGGGTGTCGGTGACCTCCACCGCGCCCCTGGACGACGAGGCGGTCCGCGCCGCCGTCGACGAGGCCGGATACGAGCTGACCGGCCGGGTCTGA
- a CDS encoding NAD(P)/FAD-dependent oxidoreductase, with amino-acid sequence MTAPAAAVVVVGGGFGGLATAWALAERGLRVRVLDRSAPPPEGPAHRAAWTWRRPTVPQNTQSHVLTSLGVRLLRERLPRVYEAVLAAGARPLDLTAAVPATARGFVRQPSDDDLVALAVRRPVLELALYRAVRALPGVEVSHGATVRALELDPAGRRVRAVVTGAGERIEAPVVVDASGRRALSAGWLAAAGVPVAPDATCPNAFRAISRLYRLADPARLPAPLNRGNAAGGIFDHFAAVVHLADNGLFALNFAVLPDDPATDALLTPAGFAAAARITPQVAAWVDERVAAPVS; translated from the coding sequence TTGACCGCACCGGCCGCCGCCGTCGTCGTCGTGGGGGGCGGATTCGGCGGCCTGGCCACCGCCTGGGCCCTGGCCGAACGGGGCTTGCGGGTACGGGTGCTGGACCGTTCCGCCCCGCCGCCGGAGGGTCCGGCGCACCGGGCGGCCTGGACGTGGCGGCGCCCCACCGTGCCGCAGAACACCCAGTCCCACGTGCTGACCTCGCTGGGGGTACGGCTGCTGCGGGAACGGCTGCCCCGGGTGTACGAGGCGGTGCTGGCGGCGGGCGCCCGGCCGCTCGACCTGACGGCGGCGGTGCCGGCCACCGCGCGCGGCTTCGTACGGCAGCCGTCCGACGACGACCTGGTGGCGCTCGCGGTACGCCGTCCGGTGCTGGAACTCGCGTTGTACCGGGCGGTGCGCGCGCTGCCCGGGGTGGAGGTGAGCCACGGCGCGACGGTGCGCGCTCTGGAGCTGGACCCGGCCGGGCGGCGGGTGCGCGCGGTGGTCACCGGCGCCGGGGAGCGGATCGAGGCGCCGGTGGTGGTGGACGCCTCCGGGCGGCGGGCGCTGTCGGCCGGCTGGCTGGCCGCCGCCGGGGTGCCGGTCGCCCCGGACGCCACCTGCCCCAACGCGTTCCGCGCGATCAGCCGGCTGTACCGGCTGGCCGACCCCGCCCGGCTGCCCGCGCCGCTCAACCGGGGCAACGCGGCGGGCGGCATCTTCGACCACTTCGCGGCGGTGGTCCACCTCGCCGACAACGGGCTGTTCGCGCTCAACTTCGCGGTGCTGCCGGACGATCCGGCCACCGACGCGCTGCTGACCCCGGCCGGCTTCGCGGCCGCCGCGCGGATCACCCCGCAGGTGGCCGCGTGGGTGGACGAGCGGGTGGCGGCGCCGGTGAGCTAG
- a CDS encoding MarR family winged helix-turn-helix transcriptional regulator, with the protein MSDDPTEALAQGWCALAALHARIANRVERALQSEHGIGVTEYSVLRVLDRQREHHMRMQQLAAAVVLSQSATTRVVNKLEGQGLLTRYLCPTDRRGIYTEVTDAGRELLQEARPTNDAALREALDEAAHLPELAPLVRAVEATDPAAAPA; encoded by the coding sequence ATGTCCGATGACCCGACGGAGGCGCTCGCCCAGGGGTGGTGCGCGCTGGCGGCGTTGCACGCGCGGATCGCCAACCGGGTCGAACGCGCCCTGCAGTCCGAGCACGGCATCGGGGTCACCGAATACTCGGTGCTCCGGGTCCTCGACCGGCAGCGCGAGCACCACATGCGGATGCAGCAGCTCGCCGCGGCTGTGGTGCTGAGCCAGAGCGCCACCACCCGGGTGGTCAACAAGCTGGAGGGCCAGGGGCTGCTCACCCGCTACCTGTGCCCCACCGACCGGCGGGGCATCTACACCGAGGTCACCGACGCCGGCCGCGAGCTGCTCCAGGAGGCGCGGCCGACCAACGACGCCGCGCTGCGCGAAGCCCTCGACGAGGCCGCGCACCTCCCCGAACTGGCCCCGCTGGTCAGGGCCGTCGAGGCCACCGACCCGGCCGCGGCCCCCGCGTAA
- a CDS encoding TetR/AcrR family transcriptional regulator produces the protein MDTAERLIESTRELLWERGYVGTSPKAILERAGAGQGSMYHHFKGKPDLALAAVRRTVAEMRAEVDALLSAPGTARRRIAAYLGRERDALRGCPVGRLTMDPDIVASDELRAPVDELFDWLRHRLAEVVREGRARGELPATADPEQLAAAVAATVQGGYVLARAAGSAEPFDRAVEGILALLAAAGAA, from the coding sequence ATGGACACCGCGGAACGGTTGATCGAGAGCACCCGTGAACTGCTCTGGGAGCGCGGGTACGTGGGCACCAGCCCCAAGGCGATCCTGGAACGGGCCGGCGCCGGACAGGGCAGCATGTACCACCACTTCAAGGGCAAGCCCGACCTGGCCCTGGCCGCCGTCCGCCGCACCGTGGCCGAGATGCGCGCCGAGGTCGACGCGCTGCTGTCGGCACCGGGCACGGCACGCCGGCGGATCGCCGCCTACCTGGGCCGGGAGCGCGACGCGCTGCGCGGCTGCCCGGTCGGCCGGCTGACCATGGACCCCGACATCGTGGCCAGCGACGAACTGCGGGCCCCGGTGGACGAGCTCTTCGACTGGCTGCGGCACCGGCTCGCCGAGGTGGTGCGGGAGGGCCGCGCCCGAGGCGAACTCCCCGCCACCGCCGACCCGGAGCAGCTCGCCGCCGCCGTCGCCGCCACCGTGCAGGGCGGTTACGTACTGGCCCGCGCGGCCGGTTCCGCCGAGCCCTTCGACCGCGCCGTCGAGGGCATCCTCGCCCTGCTGGCCGCGGCCGGCGCCGCCTGA
- a CDS encoding SDR family NAD(P)-dependent oxidoreductase, protein MAQNETVQAEDEGPRTVVVTGGGTGIGRAIAERFAAAGDRLVIVGRRREVLRTAADEISAAHGLAVTPITCDLADPDDVEAALARLPERIDVLVNNAGSREVAVGAGPHGILARWRGDFERNVLTAVLVTESVKDRLTRDRGRVITVTSLAALRGGGSYGASKAALHAWNHSLAAQLGPQGVTCNVVAPGTVAGTEFFGARLNEAELTRRAGRTLVGRVGRPGDVAAAVVFLASEEAGFITGEILQCNGGELLGR, encoded by the coding sequence ATGGCGCAGAACGAAACGGTCCAGGCGGAGGACGAGGGTCCCCGCACCGTTGTGGTCACCGGTGGTGGCACGGGCATCGGGCGGGCGATCGCGGAACGGTTCGCCGCGGCCGGTGACCGGTTGGTGATCGTCGGCCGGCGCCGTGAGGTGCTCCGGACCGCCGCGGACGAGATCTCCGCCGCCCACGGCCTGGCGGTCACCCCGATCACCTGCGACCTCGCCGACCCCGACGACGTCGAGGCGGCGCTGGCCCGGCTGCCGGAGCGGATCGACGTGCTGGTCAACAACGCGGGCAGCCGCGAGGTGGCGGTGGGCGCCGGACCGCACGGGATCCTGGCCCGGTGGCGGGGCGACTTCGAACGCAACGTGCTCACCGCCGTGCTGGTCACCGAATCCGTCAAGGACCGGCTCACCCGCGACCGGGGCCGGGTGATCACCGTCACCTCGCTGGCCGCGCTGCGCGGCGGCGGCTCGTACGGCGCCTCCAAGGCGGCGTTGCACGCCTGGAACCACTCGCTGGCCGCCCAGCTCGGCCCGCAGGGTGTGACGTGCAACGTGGTCGCCCCCGGCACGGTGGCCGGCACCGAGTTCTTCGGCGCCCGGCTCAACGAGGCGGAGCTGACCCGGCGGGCCGGGCGCACGCTGGTGGGCCGGGTCGGACGACCGGGGGACGTCGCGGCGGCCGTGGTCTTCCTGGCGTCCGAGGAGGCCGGGTTCATCACCGGCGAGATCCTCCAGTGCAACGGCGGCGAGCTGCTCGGCCGCTGA